Proteins encoded within one genomic window of Eurosta solidaginis isolate ZX-2024a chromosome 1, ASM4086904v1, whole genome shotgun sequence:
- the Chchd3 gene encoding uncharacterized protein Chchd3: MGAAHSNEPRSVSMDNPNGVLDISDEVVQRLKKGINKQAKENASSIVTSPPSQKENRPITTKLPPVAASPTIVYQSAPTGYVAPTGLTITAADMARQKEVELKENDDMWRQRMTELEQTLKKTNALMEKEYSSAVEDVRQRFATASPVHQLPPCQDLKAKIIACYRANPGQTLKCASEVAAFRECVNLNRIKKLDADEAKPPAKAA, translated from the exons ATGGGGGCAGCACATTCTAATGAACCACGCTCCGTTTCAATGGACAACCCGAATGGAGTTCTCGACATTTCGGATGAGGTTGTGCAACGTCTAAAGAAAGGAATCAACAAGCAAG CTAAAGAAAATGCTTCATCCATTGTTACCTCACCACCTTCACAAAAAGAAAATCGTCCCATAACGACGAAACTGCCACCAGTAGCTGCATCGCCCACTATTGTGTACCAATCAGCTCCAACCGGTTACGTAGCTCCAACTGGATTGACAATAACTGCAGCTGATATGGCTCGTCAAAAAGAGGTCGAACTTAAAGAGAATGATGATATGTGGCGCCAGCGTATGACTGAACTTGAACAAACACTAAAAAAGACGAATGCTTTAATGGAAAAGGAATATTCGTCAGCTGTGGAAGATGTTCGTCAACGTTTTGCTACAGCGTCTCCTGTACACCAACTGCCACCATGTCAGGAtctaaaagcaaaaattattgcTTGTTATCGCGCAAATCCCGGTCAAACATTAAAGTGTGCTAGTGAAGTAGCAGCTTTTAGAGAATGCGTTAATTTAAATCGTATAAAAAAACTtgatgccgatgaagcaaaaccACCAGCTAAAGCGGCTTAG